The Streptosporangiales bacterium DNA segment CTGGCACACCAACCGACACACCGGCAACCACGCCCACCGCAAAGCCCGACTCACCCACCAACTCACCACCCTCGGCTACACCGTCACCCTCACCCAGGCAGCCACCTGACAGCCATTTTCGAATGAACGTGATCAACAGGCCCACGACTGAGCGGCGGGGCGCGGTTCCCTTTCCATCGGGCGTCGGGGACGATGCGGGCATGGCGCGGATCGGACAGCTCGTCGGGGGGGAGAAGGTCGCGGTCGTGCTCGGCACGAGCACGGGCGGGGTCGGCGAGCACGTCCGGCTGCTGGTCCGCGGTCTCGTCGCCCGCGAGATGCTGCCCGCGGTGCTCGGGCCTGCGTCGACCGACGAGGCGTTCGGCTTCGGTGACGAGGGCGCGAGGTTCGCCCCCGTCGACATCGGCGCGGCGCCGCGACCGCACCGTGACGCCGCGGCGGTCCTGCGCCTGCGCCGCCTGCTGCGCGGCGCCGACGTGGTGCACGCGCACGGGTTGCGCGCGGGCTTCCTCGCCGGGCTCGCCCTGGGGCCGCGCCGGCACGGCCGCACGCCGCTCGCGGTCACCTGGCACAACGCCGTCCTCGGCGAGGGCATGCGACGCCGGGTGTACGTGCCGCTCGAGGCCGGCGCGGCGCGCCTCGCCGACGTCTCGCTCTGCGCGTCGTCCGATCTCGTCGGCCGGGTACGCGAGGTCGGCGGTCACGACGTGCGGCTGGCGCCCGTCGCGGCGCCGCCGCTGCCGGCCCCGACCCGGCCGCGCGACGAGATACGCGAGGAGCTCGGCGTCGGCGACCGCCCGCTGCTGCTCGCCGTCGGGCGGCTCGCCCCGCAGAAGGGCTATCCGCTGCTGCTCGACGCCGCGGCCACCTGGGCACGCCGGCCTGACCGACCGCTGCTGGTCGTCGCCGGCAGTGGCCCCCTGCTCACCGAGCTGGAGCGCCGTGTCCGCAGGGAGCACCTCGAGGTCGTCTTCCTCGGACACCGCAGCGACGTCGCCAACCTGCTGGGCGCGGCCGACGCCGTGGTGCTGCCGAGCGTCTGGGAGGCG contains these protein-coding regions:
- a CDS encoding glycosyltransferase produces the protein MARIGQLVGGEKVAVVLGTSTGGVGEHVRLLVRGLVAREMLPAVLGPASTDEAFGFGDEGARFAPVDIGAAPRPHRDAAAVLRLRRLLRGADVVHAHGLRAGFLAGLALGPRRHGRTPLAVTWHNAVLGEGMRRRVYVPLEAGAARLADVSLCASSDLVGRVREVGGHDVRLAPVAAPPLPAPTRPRDEIREELGVGDRPLLLAVGRLAPQKGYPLLLDAAATWARRPDRPLLVVAGSGPLLTELERRVRREHLEVVFLGHRSDVANLLGAADAVVLPSVWEARSLVAQEALRAGVPLVATAVGGIPELVGDAAMLVPFGDADLLAHTVEQVLDEPGLADRLVAAGHARARAWYGVDDTVDQVVAVYRELAGT